A stretch of Methylogaea oryzae DNA encodes these proteins:
- a CDS encoding glycoside hydrolase family 19 protein has product MRNITSAELLRIMPKCADPDGWVDPLNQAMARFRIDTPARVAAFLAQIAQESGQLNKLVENLNYSAKRLMEVWPNRFPDMDKANRYANNPEKLANYVYASRLGNGNEASGDGWAYRGRGLIQITGRGNYRSVASALGLPLEAQPELLEQALPAALSAAFFWQSHGLNELADDENEDDDIEDFTTITIRICGGKTGLTSRLAYWDVATEVLGVWG; this is encoded by the coding sequence ATGCGCAATATCACTTCAGCCGAGCTTCTGCGGATCATGCCCAAGTGCGCCGATCCGGACGGGTGGGTCGACCCGCTCAACCAAGCCATGGCTCGATTCCGGATCGATACCCCGGCCCGCGTTGCGGCGTTTTTGGCGCAGATAGCCCAGGAATCGGGCCAGCTCAACAAACTGGTGGAAAACCTCAACTATTCGGCGAAGCGATTGATGGAGGTGTGGCCCAATCGCTTTCCCGATATGGACAAGGCGAATCGTTATGCCAACAACCCGGAAAAGCTGGCGAACTACGTCTACGCCTCGCGCTTGGGCAACGGCAACGAGGCCAGCGGCGACGGTTGGGCTTATCGCGGGCGGGGCTTGATCCAAATCACCGGCAGGGGCAACTACCGCAGCGTTGCCTCCGCCTTGGGCCTGCCCTTGGAGGCCCAGCCCGAGCTACTGGAGCAGGCTTTGCCGGCGGCGCTGTCGGCGGCGTTTTTCTGGCAGTCCCACGGCTTGAACGAATTGGCCGACGATGAAAACGAGGACGACGACATCGAGGATTTCACCACCATCACCATCCGCATTTGCGGCGGCAAAACCGGCTTGACCAGCCGCCTGGCCTATTGGGACGTGGCAACGGAGGTGCTCGGCGTGTGGGGCTAG
- a CDS encoding cytochrome P450, with translation MSEITTNYLERYDAAAEADKFPLVRQWMDNEPLPFFKELRAKRPILVTPACTLLALYDDVTEVLDMPKVFTVELYVAKQGNYLMAHDDDALHTREKSIMMGLLNRDDLPQIRTMVAGIAKGLLDKAGGRIEVVYDYCRLVPAHLVQDYFGLTGADPKDLIDWSYWAQYDTFHNQPFDLRTPAENQHIVDNHNRTSALLGKYITGLIVRRLPMIKLGQLLSLLLAPWHLLKKLFCKQAAADKKLSDDIVARMLRTSFPAAVDFDIKRVGTNAGGLLIGAIETTSQAVAQAIQFLLDRPDLLAKAVAAAKSDDTKAFDGIVWEAMRFVPIAPYMFRKSAVEYTVAKGTDRATTIPPGTYVLPLTLSAMFDPKAFESPEEFIPERNWYHYFHFGFGSHDCLGKYVGMVLIPEMVRQVLLRPGIKAHGSIDYKNGPFPEQYDLSWG, from the coding sequence ATGAGTGAAATCACGACCAATTATCTGGAACGCTACGACGCGGCGGCCGAGGCGGACAAATTCCCGCTGGTGCGCCAATGGATGGACAACGAGCCGCTGCCCTTTTTCAAGGAGCTGCGGGCAAAGCGCCCCATCCTGGTGACGCCGGCCTGCACCCTGCTGGCTTTGTACGACGACGTGACCGAAGTGTTGGATATGCCCAAGGTCTTCACCGTCGAGCTGTACGTGGCGAAGCAGGGGAATTACCTGATGGCCCACGACGACGACGCCCTGCACACCCGCGAAAAGTCCATCATGATGGGCCTGCTCAACCGCGACGACCTGCCGCAGATCAGGACCATGGTCGCCGGCATCGCCAAGGGGCTGCTGGACAAAGCCGGCGGTCGCATCGAGGTGGTGTACGACTATTGCCGCCTGGTGCCGGCTCACCTGGTGCAGGACTATTTCGGCCTGACCGGCGCCGACCCCAAGGATTTGATCGATTGGTCCTATTGGGCGCAATACGACACGTTCCACAACCAGCCCTTCGACCTGCGCACGCCGGCGGAGAACCAGCACATCGTCGACAACCACAACCGGACTTCGGCACTACTGGGCAAATACATCACCGGCCTGATCGTGCGCCGCCTGCCGATGATCAAGCTGGGCCAGTTGCTGAGCCTGCTGTTGGCGCCCTGGCACCTGCTGAAAAAGCTGTTTTGCAAGCAGGCGGCGGCCGATAAGAAGTTAAGCGACGACATCGTCGCCAGGATGCTGCGCACGTCTTTTCCCGCCGCGGTGGACTTCGACATCAAGCGCGTCGGCACCAATGCCGGCGGGTTGTTGATCGGCGCTATCGAAACCACTTCCCAAGCCGTGGCCCAGGCCATCCAGTTTTTGCTCGACCGGCCGGATTTGCTCGCCAAGGCGGTGGCGGCGGCCAAGTCTGACGACACCAAAGCCTTCGACGGCATCGTTTGGGAAGCCATGCGCTTCGTGCCCATCGCCCCCTACATGTTCCGCAAGAGCGCCGTCGAATACACCGTTGCCAAGGGCACGGACCGCGCCACCACCATTCCTCCCGGCACCTATGTGCTGCCGTTGACCTTGTCGGCCATGTTCGATCCCAAGGCGTTCGAATCGCCGGAGGAGTTCATCCCCGAGCGCAACTGGTACCACTACTTCCATTTCGGCTTCGGCAGCCACGATTGCCTGGGCAAATACGTCGGCATGGTGCTGATCCCGGAAATGGTGCGCCAGGTGCTGTTGCGGCCCGGCATCAAGGCCCACGGTTCCATCGATTACAAGAACGGTCCTTTCCCGGAACAGTACGACCTGTCCTGGGGCTGA